Proteins encoded in a region of the Panicum hallii strain FIL2 chromosome 3, PHallii_v3.1, whole genome shotgun sequence genome:
- the LOC112885520 gene encoding LOW QUALITY PROTEIN: probable serine/threonine-protein kinase DDB_G0290859 (The sequence of the model RefSeq protein was modified relative to this genomic sequence to represent the inferred CDS: deleted 1 base in 1 codon): MAKDLRWLTIRQLALQQGSLGLDNFKLLKRLGCGDIGTVYLAELVDSDCLFALKVMDIDYLINRKKMLRAQAEREILEILDHPFLPTLYAHFTTDNLSCLVMEYCPGGDLHVLRQKQPGRSFPEPAARFYVAEVLLALEYLHMLGVIYRDLKPENILVREDGHIMLSDFDLSLRCSVNPVLLRSSSVAANHQPRKLAGPCASSAPPSSASPGSASSPTGPSSAATAPSTKRLLCSPSSPTSAATENPASSPSRHPPPSSRRRSSAPAARRVMDCRHGRALLFDMWADSEGALVWDPITGDPQVLPKPDCRYISGAVVLCASAAAGCDHLDCHGGPFLVVCLVCLGISPMPGGATDARVYTSDAGSWGAQASVQLGLDSLGKMNPPVVIGDEVYFPLDITPRILMYSLGKDAFSLIGPPDLDGDSEFVLMRTEDGSLGLAAVRDSNLYLWSRKVNPEGVAGCVNCRVINLQILFSIHNRNTTSVIGFAEGVEVIFMSTYVGMFAIELKSGKVKKVAGPEDYFSVLPVMSFYTPCFVLSFTMFS; the protein is encoded by the exons ATGGCAAAGGATCTGCGCTGGCTAACCATTCGTCAGTTGGCATTGCAGCAGGGATCGTTAGGTCTCGACAATTTCAAGCTTCTGAAGAGGCTTGGTTGTGGGGATATTGGGACAGTGTATCTTGCTGAGTTGGTTGATTCAGATTGCTTATTTGCTTTGAAGGTTATGGATATCGACTACCTTATTAATAGAAAGAAGATGCTACGAGCACAGGCTGAGAGGGAGATACTAGAAATACTCGATCATCCTTTCCTCCCAACTCTTTATGCACATTTTACCACAGACAATCTCTCATGCTTGGTCATGGAGTACTGTCCAGGTGGTGATTTGCACGTTCTTCGTCAAAAACAACCTGGAAGAAGCTTTCCAGAGCCAGCAGCAAG GTTTTATGTCGCAGAAGTTCTCCTTGCTTTGGAATATCTTCACATGCTAGGTGTTATATATCGTGATCTAAAGCCAGAAAACATTCTAGTCCGTGAAGATGGGCATATAATGCTATCAGACTTTGACCTCTCACTGAGGTGCTCAGTGAATCCTGTGCTGCTTCGGTCATCCTCTGTAGCAGCAAATCACCAACCAAGGAAACTTGCAGGACCTTGTGCCTCATCCGCGCCTCCCTCGTCTGCAAGCCCTGGCTCCGCCTCATCTCCGACGGGACCTTCCTCCGCCGCTACCGCGCCTTCCACCAAACGCCTCCTCTGCTCGCCTTCCTCGCCAACATCTGCGGCAACAGAGAACCCCGCTTCATCCCCTTCCCGGCACCCACCCCCTTCAAGCCGCCGGCGTTCGTCTGCTCCCGCCGCCCGGCGGGTCATGGACTGCCGCCACGGCCGCGCCCTCCTCTTCGACATGTGGGCCGACAGCGAGGGTGCCCTC GTCTGGGACCCCATCACGGGCGACCCGCAGGTCCTGCCCAAGCCCGACTGCAGGTACATCTCcggcgctgtggtgctctgcgCCAGTGCCGCGGCCGGATGCGACCACCTCGACTGCCACGGGGGTCCCTTCCTGGTGGTGTGTTTGGTGTGTTTGGGCATCAGCCCGATGCCGGGCGGCGCGACGGACGCGCGTGTCTACACATCGGACGCTGGCTCGTGGGGCGCACAGGCCTCCGTTCAGTTAGGGCTTGATTCCTTGGGCAAGATGAATCCTCCAGTCGTCATTGGAGATGAAGTCTATTTCCCGCTAGACATCACTCCCAGAATTCTAATGTACAGCTTGGGTAAGGATGCCTTCTCTCTGATTGGCCCTCCGGACCTGGATGGTGATAGCGAATTTGTTCTCATGCGGACGGAGGACGGTTCGTTGGGGCTGGCTGCTGTTAGAGATTCAAACCTTTACCTTTGGTCAAGGAAGGTGAATCCAGAGGGGGTTGCAGGATGTGTAAATTGCAGGGTTATCAATCTTCAGATACTGTTTTCCATCCACAACCGTAATACAACTAGCGTGATTGGTTTCGCTGAGGGTGTTGAAGTCATCTTCATGAGCACATATGTAGGCATGTTCGCGATTGAGCTCAAGTCAGGGAAAGTGAAAAAGGTAGCCGGGCCTGAGGACTACTTTTCCGTCTTACCAGTCATGAGCTTCTACACTCCATGTTTTGTGCTAtcctttactatgttttcttaG
- the LOC112887510 gene encoding serine/threonine-protein kinase D6PKL1-like, producing MGSSGCSSEIVESIEEEFDSAPIGGSSLLHIKLRDEEKRSKCHDYPVEDDLDQLLKAIDSRTFRRALSPASTGGDVLGKSVLKKPARSGLSQNAGIGISSKTVNMKQALRRLCISQASEMAAMKRMSMSPGSSSSSEAGTIHRLYASLMVQSSTEGLLHDDEKMNLIEISITPEKMDKSSSRGTSEFSEDCEFETADGSAVTSIRSVSSTSAEIRKIRIQDVISGDPIDSESSLVENGKLGSKVFAATADGSPRVPILSKPITTSRLVKPVFRCKTAGKKKVKEEPSSLGDSSNSTKFCSSKESISLASTSCSSTSSITNPTSYAEEEKSTPGPEKSDETSSEWLGAEEKGECSQNSKSSISEYGCTTSISDESQFGLCSYNNRPHMAKDLRWLTIRQLALQQGSLGLDNFKLLKRLGCGDIGTVYLAELVDSDCLFALKVMDIDYLINRKKMLRAQAEREILEILDHPFLPTLYAHFTTDNLSCLVMEYCPGGDLHVLRQKQPGRSFPEPAARFYVAEVLLALEYLHMLGVIYRDLKPENILVCEDGHIMLSDFDLSLRCSVNPVLLRSSSVAANHQPRKLAGPCAENYCINSSCLQQPSCAQTSCFTPRLPSIPKPRKPKSSQKRLPQLVVEPIDARSNSFVGTHEYLAPEIIKGDGHGSAVDWWTFGVFLYELLYGKTPFRGPGNDETLANVVSQNLRFPDNPAVSSNAKDLIRGLLVKEPENRLGSLRGAAEIKQHPFFEGLNWALIRSAAPPETQPCNVVTLAKERKKKEGKCLEFRSNSEDLEFEVF from the exons ATGGGGTCGTCCGGCTGTAGCTCCGAGATAGTGGAGTCCATCGAGGAAGAATTCGACAGTGCGCCCATTGGTGGATCCAGCTTGCTGCATATTAAACTCAGGGATGAGGAGAAACGCAGCAAATGTCATGATTATCCTGTGGAAGATGACCTCGACCAGCTTCTTAAAGCTATTGATAGCAGGACCTTCCGCCGGGCGCTTAGTCCTGCCAGTACAGGTGGAGATGTGCTGGGAAAGAGTGTTCTCAAGAAACCAGCTAGGTCAGGGTTGTCTCAAAATGCAGGCATTGGGATATCCTCCAAGACTGTTAATATGAAGCAGGCACTGAGAAGGCTATGCATTTCCCAGGCATCAGAAATGGCTGCAATGAAGAGGATGTCGATGTCACCTGGATCTTCAAGTTCATCTGAAGCTGGGACTATCCACAGGCTCTATGCCTCTTTGATGGTCCAAAGTAGTACTGAGGGTCTTCTGCATGATGATGAAAAGATGAACCTGATTGAAATATCGATCACTCCAGAGAAGATGGATAAGAGTTCATCTAGAGGTACGAGCGAGTTCAGTGAAGACTGTGAATTCGAGACAGCTGATGGAAGTGCAGTCACCTCTATCCGTTCTGTGTCTTCAACCTCAGCTGAGATTCGGAAGATCAGAATCCAAGATGTCATTAGTGGTGACCCTATTGATAGTGAAAGTTCCTTGGTGGAAAATGGTAAATTAGGAAGTAAAGTTTTTGCAGCTACTGCTGATGGCTCTCCCAGAGTCCCAATCTTGAGCAAGCCCATCACTACGTCCAGGCTTGTCAAGCCAGTCTTCCGATGCAAGACGGCTGGCAAGAAGAAAGTGAAAGAAGAACCATCTTCATTGGGTGATTCTTCCAATAGCACAAAATTCTGCTCATCAAAGGAGTCAATCTCCCTCGCATCAACCAGCTGCTCTTCAACATCTAGCATTACAAATCCCACCAGCTATGCAGAAGAAGAGAAATCAACTCCAGGGCCAGAAAAATCTGATGAAACATCTTCCGAGTGGTTGGGAGCAGAAGAGAAAGGTGAGTGCTCCCAGAATTCGAAGAGCAGCATTAGTGAGTATGGTTGTACCACGAGTATCAGCGATGAGAGCCAATTTGGATTGTGTAGCTATAATAACAGGCCACACATGGCAAAGGATCTGCGCTGGCTAACCATTCGTCAGTTGGCATTGCAGCAGGGATCGTTAGGTCTCGACAATTTCAAGCTTCTGAAGAGGCTTGGTTGTGGGGATATTGGGACAGTGTATCTTGCTGAGTTGGTTGATTCAGATTGCTTATTTGCTTTGAAGGTTATGGATATCGACTACCTTATTAATAGAAAGAAGATGCTACGAGCACAGGCTGAGAGGGAGATACTAGAAATACTCGATCATCCTTTCCTCCCAACTCTTTATGCACATTTTACCACAGACAATCTCTCATGCTTGGTCATGGAGTACTGTCCAGGTGGTGATTTGCACGTTCTTCGTCAAAAACAACCTGGAAGAAGCTTTCCAGAGCCAGCAGCAAG GTTTTATGTCGCAGAAGTTCTCCTTGCTTTGGAATATCTTCACATGCTAGGGGTTATATATCGTGATCTAAAGCCAGAAAACATTCTAGTCTGTGAAGATGGGCATATAATGCTATCAGACTTTGACCTCTCACTGAGGTGCTCAGTGAATCCTGTGCTGCTTCGGTCATCCTCCGTAGCAGCAAATCACCAACCAAGGAAACTTGCAGGACCTTGTGCAGAGAACTACTGCATCAATTCATCATGCCTCCAGCAGCCCTCTTGTGCCCAAACATCTTGCTTCACACCACGTCTACCATCAATTCCAAAGCCTCGGAAGCCTAAATCTTCCCAGAAAAGGCTCCCTCAGCTTGTTGTAGAGCCTATTGATGCACGCTCAAATTCCTTTGTTGGCACGCATGAGTACCTTGCACCAGAAATCATCAAAGGGGATGGCCATGGAAGCGCTGTTGACTGGTGGACCTTTGGTGTCTTCCTTTATGAACTATTATATGGCAAGACACCCTTCAGAGGACCTGGGAATGATGAAACATTGGCAAATGTGGTCTCACAGAATCTCCGGTTCCCGGACAATCCAGCTGTGAGTAGCAACGCCAAAGACCTCATCAGAGGTTTGCTGGTGAAGGAGCCTGAGAACAGACTTGGATCGTTGAGAGGAGCTGCTGAGATCAAGCAGCATCCTTTCTTTGAAGGCTTGAATTGGGCCCTGATACGGTCCGCTGCTCCGCCAGAAACACAACCTTGCAATGTCGTGACTCTTGCGAAAGAgcggaagaagaaagaaggcaAGTGCCTCGAGTTTAGAAGTAACTCTGAGGACCTGGAATTTGAAGTTTTTTAG